The genomic DNA TCCATTTTTGCGATTACAACATTCCAAGGGAATCCGAAAGGTTCTTATAGTGCTTATTCCACAGACTCATTAAGACCATTGAGAAATCGTGAAGAATGGAGCCAATTAAACGGTGGAATTTTTCTTGGTGCAATGGGTGGTGCAGTATTTGCATATTTACTGCTCGAAAATTTTGACTCCTTGGATGCCATCCTTAGAGGAGCAGTTAATGTTAGCTGCCTGCCGTTTTAATTCCACTGATTTTGCATAGGATAAATTTGAATTTTAAATTTTGAATTTGAGAGGAGTACATCATGGTAGATATGACACAACTCACAGGTGACTATGCTGCTTCATGGTTACCCTGGATCATGATTCCCCTAATTTTTTATATTTTGCCTTTTCCCGTGTTTGCTATACTATTTTTATGGATTCAAAAAGAAGACTCAGAGCAAACTCAAGAAACAGATAGTAATCCTGCACAAGTTGGGGAATTTGAAGCACCTAATCTGTAAAAGAGTATCTGTTGACCATATCTTCGCCAAAATCAGAAATGTTGAATGTTAAATAAACAGAAGTAAATAGGTCTAAAAAAACCCCCTCCTCATCTCATACCGATTTAATAAATGTTTGCAACACATCCTGATGTAGAGACGCTTCAAACAGCGCGTCTTTACTATTTGTCGCATTCTTTTTTCAAAATGGTATTAGGAGGTGGTTTATTGAGCTTCATATATAGCGATTCTCACTTCGTTGCAATACAGTCGGAACCCCACCCCGCATTTGCTGCCCGTAAATCCAATACTGTGACTTTGCTTTTTTTTTTCAAGTGTTTCCAAGCAGAATTTATACTCTTTCTCTAAAATCTGGCTACACATCAACCTCCGCGTCTCCTAGTCTCCACGTCCCCGCATCATCATCTGTTGCCTTCTTTTCGAGAATTGGTATTAGGGCGTGTTTGACGCGATCGCTTTAATTATTACCTGTTCTAATGAATCCTTTCCTTTCATATTTCGGTTGGCTGTAATATCATGTCCGATTAATCAAACTGAATAAAAATGTTTGCTCGTAGTGAGGACTTTAGTCCTCAAACCGGGACTGAAGTCCTTACTACAAACTGTTTATTATGGGTGATTTGGCGGACATCATATAAGGATCATCATTTGGTTGAATTGAGCATAACGCTAAACAATGCGATCGCTACCATCCATAGACAATCCAGCTTCTTTAAAATTAACAAAGTCGATAGACAGCAACTTCAGCCAACCACGCTTTGTCAAAATACCCAGCAAAACAAGAGCATATCCGTCAAGATTGTAATCAACCAGAAAAATCATGCTTTTTGGGTGACACGTTTGGCTTTTTGCTCCTCAAGTTTTGCCCAGAGAGCTTCTCGATCGGGTTTGCGTGGCATAGTTTTGATCTTAGCCAAGCGTTCGCGGTTGCGCTCTTCCCAATATTGGCGAATTTATTCTCTAGTTTTCAGCACATCTTGATATTCGGCTTCTACTTGAGTTTGATTTGCCTGAATGTAAGACAAGGCAGCATTGATCTGTGCATCCGTCAGGTTGAACTTGTCGCGGATTAATTTAGGTGGGTATTGAGCTTTCAAAAAATCCATTACATCGTAGAGACTGATGCGAGTGCCTGCGATCGTCAGTCTGCGTTCGGTACGAATGATACTTGACTGCTCATTGGATATTGGAGCCATACCCATAGCCTCAGAGAATTTCTCTTGGAATTTACCTTTATAGTATCGCTACAACCAACTGACTATAAACGAACATGGCGTACCTGCACAATCATTCGTTTTAAAGGACGCAAGATTGGATGCCAAGTTGGAGGTTTGAGATCAACATCAATATACTGTGCGATTTCCTCTGCAACAGCCTCAATTGCTTTGCCTTCCGTGTTGAGGTGAACTGCAAACTTCTCATCCGACAAAGACATCAAGCAACGATCAAGTTGACGTGCATTCCAAGAGTTGCTGCCATCACCACGTCGCCACAATCGACGAAGAATCGTATCACGAGAAGCAAGCAAAGTAAAATGATGTACCTGTAAACCCTCACGTCTCAATGCACCGACAGTTTGATCGTAGTAGAGATGATCAACTACAGTCATGGGAACGATGA from Chlorogloeopsis sp. ULAP01 includes the following:
- a CDS encoding photosystem I reaction center subunit VIII produces the protein MVDMTQLTGDYAASWLPWIMIPLIFYILPFPVFAILFLWIQKEDSEQTQETDSNPAQVGEFEAPNL
- a CDS encoding AAA family ATPase gives rise to the protein MIIWLNGAFGIGKTQTAFELHSRIPGSFVFDPEQIGFFLRKIVPSEVRVGDFQNHLIWREFTYQGLRYVAENFTGTIIVPMTVVDHLYYDQTVGALRREGLQVHHFTLLASRDTILRRLWRRGDGSNSWNARQLDRCLMSLSDEKFAVHLNTEGKAIEAVAEEIAQYIDVDLKPPTWHPILRPLKRMIVQVRHVRL